One Serratia liquefaciens genomic window, GCTGCAAGCCGGCCTGAATGGCCAGTTGTTGCAGCTGTTTTGCGCTTTGGCCCGACTGCAATAGCCCACCAAGCTGCTCAACCTGCGTGGTGAACTGGTCATTCTGATTATGTAAGGCCGTAAAAATACGCGCTGACATTCCCTGATCGATATCCTCATGTTCGCTCAATGTCTGGGATATCTTGAAGAAACGGGCAAACTGCAGCGGGTTGGTCGCCGCGGTATGTTGTTCTGCCAGGCTGAGGAAAGGGTAACTGAGCAATGACGTCGCCAGCAGGGTTGAGGCCAGCCCCAGCAGCACTTCTCGTCGACTGAAACCGGTTCCATTTTTGATCGGTAACTCACCATCGTCTGATAACAAATTTTCCATGTGTTTTTCTCACAAAACAGGTGTTATTGCCCAAGCAGGCAAAAGAGAAGGGGTAAAGAGAGATAAAAAATAATCAACAATGGGATAAATCCATTGCTTACAGTTCTGCATCTAATAATTTGGCGGGATATTAACTTGCCGATAACTTTTCGGCAATAAACTTGCTCAGACGCGT contains:
- a CDS encoding sorbitol dehydrogenase family protein — translated: MENLLSDDGELPIKNGTGFSRREVLLGLASTLLATSLLSYPFLSLAEQHTAATNPLQFARFFKISQTLSEHEDIDQGMSARIFTALHNQNDQFTTQVEQLGGLLQSGQSAKQLQQLAIQAGLQPLVTAIITAWYTGTVGHGQTAELIAYKDALMYRPASDALIVPTYCGNGPLWWTAPPPAVNASL